Below is a window of Fusobacterium sp. SYSU M8D902 DNA.
TTCTCTAGTTCCAACAACAGTATCCATTTCCCAGTGTCCAAGCTCCTCGCGATTATTAATAAATTCTGCTCTTTCTTTAATACTTCTTCCACCAGCTTTTCTAATTCTTTTAATAATTTTTCTTGGGTTATTCTTCTTACGGTAATACGGAAGATCTTTTACACTTAGAATTAAAAAAATTTCTGCTACAATATAGTTATATAAAGTTTTTAGACAAAAATTTACTTCAAACCCTGCTTTCTTCGCTAATTCTAAAGCAACATATGGAGACACTTTATCATTAAGTATTTTATCTTCTATAAAATTAGCTAACTCGATATTTTTATCTATCTTTAAATTACTTTGTTTAGTCTTTTGAAGTTTGTCATATCTTCTTTGAGACTTCTGCGCCGAATACTTATCATATGGTTTTAAATTAGTGTCTAATAGACCTTTAACCATCCCTCTTTTTTTCTCACGATTAATAGTCCTAACACTAACTCCAATAATAGTTGCTATTTCTTTTAAAGTAACATTTCTTTCTAATAAAGTTTCAATTTTTACTCTCTCTTCATAAGATAAATGTTTCCCTTTTTTTCTTTCTGTG
It encodes the following:
- a CDS encoding IS30 family transposase is translated as MNHKYYITERKKGKHLSYEERVKIETLLERNVTLKEIATIIGVSVRTINREKKRGMVKGLLDTNLKPYDKYSAQKSQRRYDKLQKTKQSNLKIDKNIELANFIEDKILNDKVSPYVALELAKKAGFEVNFCLKTLYNYIVAEIFLILSVKDLPYYRKKNNPRKIIKRIRKAGGRSIKERAEFINNREELGHWEMDTVVGTRE